The genomic DNA CTCCAGGCAGAAATTGAGCGGTCAATGGCTGAAACTCAGGACAATGCCAGCATTCAGTTCACTGTGGCAACTAATTATGGGGGACGCCAGGAAATTCTGCAAGCTTGCCGAGCGATCGCAACTCAGGTGCAGGAAGGTGTTTTACAGCCTGATGAAATTGATGAAGCTTTGTTTTCACGCCACCTCTATACTGCCAAAGTTGGCGATCCCGACCTACTGATTCGCACCAGTGGGGAAATGCGCCTCTCGAACTTCTTGCTGTGGCAATTAGCTTATGCAGAACTCTATATCACAGAGACGCTGTGGCCTGATTTTGACCGGGCAGAGTTTCATCGGGCATTGTGTGCCTATCAACAGCGCGATCGCCGTTTCGGCAAAGTATGAAGATTGGCAAAGTATAAGTAAATTTGTAGAGACGCGATTATCGCGTCTCTGTAATCAAAGGACTTTGACTGATTTCTTAAGCTCAAAGCTCAAAACTCAAAACTCTTTCTAAGGGCCTGCAAAGACCGCGTCTTCTACATCTTGGCGAGTTAGAGAATATTTGAAGGAGCGCAGGATATCTCGTCCGCCTTCACCCGCTTCTAGATAGCGCACGGTCAGCTCCTCAACATCTAGAGACAGCTCTGCTTTCCAAAAAGGTCTAGCAATGTGCCAGCAGTGCAGCTGAGTTCGATCTTGTTGACATCCCATCTTTTTGAGCCACTGTTCAATATCAGGCAAGGGATGGTTATAAAGGGGCGTATCAGCAGTGGGAAGAGTCATAGGTCGTTTTTATTTGGCTAGGGGCGGATTCTCCCAAATTATCTGTCATCCGGCAAGTAGATTGAATCAACTCGCTTGTTTTGAGGGATGAGTGGGGCAAGCCGCGACCCAGATGCTACGGGTTTAGATAGAGGTTGAGGATGAACAGGAAGAGGAGGAGTCACCTGTTGCTCGACTGGTTGCAGGGTGTGTAGACCGGAAACCTGGAAAGCGGTTTCTCCCCGTGTTAAGCCAATGGTGATCGCTAACAGTAGGCAACCCACAAGAGTTAGACCCATGATAAATAAGACAAAAACCTCTCCTGAAGAGAGGGGACGGTCGGTTGGATCTAAGTAGGCTGAGGAAGAATATGTTTTTTTGATTGGGGAAACCGGAGGCTTCAAGTTTGGTGGTGCTTGAATTACGCTAATGCGGGAATAGCCAATTTTTAGGTCATAAGCCACTCGCCGTTGTGGGTTGCTGAGAGTGGAATAGGCTTCGTTTAGCTGCTGGAACTTAGCCGTTGCTACGTTAGCAGGCAATTCTGTGGTATCAGGATGGTAGGATTTGCTTAATTCTCGATATGCCCGCCGGATTTCGATTGGCGACGCCGAAGGATGCAGCCCTAGCAAAGCGTAATGACTGGTCGCTAAGGTTGTTTGATACGGCATCCTGCGACTTTGACTATTCAGATTTTCCCTGTTTTGAGTCACCGCAGCTTCACTCTGCTTAGTTAAGAGTGGTTTTCAATTATTCTAAGCGATCGCATAGGACGCCCCACATTATCTCGTCGCATCGAATGCTTGCCGTTGTGGGGTATACAAGGAGATGGGGAAAGAATGCGATCGCATTCCTTACAACTTCCCACAAAATCATCTGTACCACCCGCATTGTTCACATCGCCATTGCAGTGCATTTTTATTAATATTCTTGGGCAGTTGCAGCAATTTTTCGTGAAGTTCTGCGTAGTATGTATTGCGTAAACTAGGCTCAAGGTATACCCTCATGGTCTCTGGGTCAATGGCAATTAGTTTAAGGTCAAAAAGTGTATGTATATCAGCTCGAAGCAGCAACCCATTTGAGGGATCATTTGTTTGCGTGTCATTGTATGGCTTGATGTGGGCAGCTTCCAAAGCTTGCTCTGCATTACAGCCAGTAATTGCACAGCGATAGTTGTAAGCTTTTAGCAGACTTATCCTAAACTCAGATTGCCCTCGCCGCCGCACAATAGATACGAAAGCTCGCTCCCTGGCATCTTTAATGCTTTCTGGATTGAAACTGCCATCATTCTCGGCACGTTCCTGTGCAGCAGCAACTTCCTGAATTACTTTGTTATCAACAAATTTAACTTTAACCCCGTATTTTTCTACGTGAGTTTCCCAAAAATAGTCTAATGCCTCAATATATTCTTCTTTGAACTTACATCCTGAATTACGATAATCAAAAAATGCTTTAGAAAATTTATCTTCTTTCTTTAGTATGTCTACATCCAATGGGTTGTTGTAACCTACGACTGAGTCCCATTCATAGCAAACCCTTAAATCTTTAGATACATTGCTATATATATCAGTATATGCTTCGCTTACTTCTTGATAATATTTATTATCAAGTTTTAATTTTAACTGATACTGTTCTTCAGCATTAATAATATGTCCACGCGCAAAAAAGCCATGAGGCTTGCTACCTACCCTTTTAAAATATGCTTTTTCTCCAACCTGAATCTTATCTATCTTCCCAACACTCCAATGACTACGATGAACTTCACCACTAGAAATCTTTTCTTGAGCTTGGTTTATTTCATCTTCAATATCCTTATAACAGTTCTCTTTATTCCACTCTTTTTTATTACATAGAAAAATTCTTGTTAGCATTAATGGCTCCTATTATAGTATTTTTGTTACACCAATTATTAAATTCTATAATTTGAAATGGCTTTTTTATAAAAAAAATTAAATAAAAATAAATTCATGAAATACAGCTTGCAATTATATAGATTTCCCAAGTGTGTAAATAGCTAATTTAGAGTAAGAGGGAGCGCTCTCTTTTGATAAACTACTCCCCAAATTGCGGCTAACAACAACCACCCCAAAGTATTCACCCGTAAATCAAATATACTTACATCTACTATGTTAAATAGCGTACAGGCACCAAAAGCAACTAAATAACTAAATAGAATTAATTTATTTCGTAGGGACAGGATTAATCGCTTCTTTGCTAATAATAGGACAGCTTGAACCATCACCCAGCCAACTAAACAACAGAAGAAAATGGTTGCGGGGATGCCAGTTTCAGCAGTTAGCATTAACAGCAAACTGTGAGGATGCCCCAGCCAAACTTTCATCTGTGCCTCGTAGAGGGGTGTAAAATTCCTTAATCCCCAACCCGTCCAAGGACGTTGCTGAGTCATCGACCAAGCAAACTGCCACTGAGTTGTCCGTAACAGCGCCACGGGTCGATCTGGATACATTTGGTCGGTGAGTCGCGCCCAAAAGTAATAGGGGACAATCGTGCGAAGCCATTCTCGCACGGGTGAAGGGCCAAAAGCTGCCCAGAGGATGCTAGTAGCGATCGCCCCCACCGCTGCGATTAGCCAACGCCAACCTTGATAGAAGGCAAAGGCAAGACAGCTAAGAACGACAATCGCCCAAGCATTGCGGGAATTCGTCAAAATCAGTGCAGCAGCATTTCCAATTACCGCTACACTCAGAAACCCCATCCGCCACGTAATCGGAAAGGAAAAAATATATTTTCTTCTGCCTTTTTCTTCCTCTCTTTTTTCTAGCGTAGCGGCGCGTAAACGCAAAGGTTGGGGCGATCGCTTTTTGCTTTCTTCAATCCACAATCCCAGCGCCAAAATAAACACAATTTGCAGATAGGCTGCCAAAATATTGGCGTACATAAATACCGAAGCCATCCGCCCGATGGGATTCCCTTTAGGTTGCAGCGCCCAGCCTACAATACCTTCCAATAGCGCTGGGCTAGCCCAGCCCAAGAATATCTGCCCAAAGCCGAGAATCACTACGGGGACAGAAGGCACCACCAAAATCCAAGCTAACCGTCGCAGTTGTGCTGGTGTCTGAATGAGTTCGCTATAGGCAGCAAAAAAGATGAAAAAGGGGAGGAAATTAAACAATCCCAGCAAGGCTTCTAAAGGAAAAGGGGCGAAGCTAGCTGAAATAATTACCCAGGCGCAAAAGATAGCGAATCCGCGATTGAGAGGGCGTCGGATAATTGTGGGATATTTTTTTCTCCAGGTGCCGACTAATCCAATAAATATTCCAACAGCACCCAGAATAGGAATTAAGGGGAAAAACAGAAACCCCAGTTGAGCATAGTGCCAAGAGGCTTGCAAGCTGGGGTCAGGATGCCGACTTAAAAATGGGAAATTAAAAATTAAAAACGGGGATTTCTTCATTTTTAATTTTTAACTTTTGACTTTTAACTCCTAAGCAGGTTCCCAGCATTCGGCACGAGTTAGGCGAATTTGCGCTAAGGCAACGATGATAGGGATAATCCGACCGTAGTTAGTCGCGATCGCTCTCCAGCCCAAATCGGCAAAAAACCACGCCCACATTGCGGGTCCCACTAATGCAAATACACTGCGGATGGCACCATAACGGGCGGCACTCATTGCCATTCCACGCTTTGCTGTTTGTAGCACCACGTAATTTTGGAACTGTGCAGCCGCCGCAGCACTGCCTTGGATAACCGTTTCTTTGGCAACTTGATAGCTAGCAAAGTGAATCGCGAATTGACGGGCAAGTTGTTGTAGCAGCAGCGGCTGGACAATGGAACTAACGGCAAGGGCACTACCGCCCTTAACGAGTAAAGCCATCGGGTCGTGCTGCAATTGCACTGGGAGGGGTTCGGAGAGTTGAGACTTCGCGAGCGATCGCTGTACTCTGGCGGTTAACGCTTTCTGTTCGTGTCGTGGCATTTGTTTCCATGCCCGACCCATCAGGTTGAGAAATACTTCTGCTTCTAAATCAGTCGTCGAAAGTTTTGCAGAATAGGGAAGTTTCAGATATCGACAAACTTGGATCAAAATTTGGCGATAAGTTACTTCACCCGTGCGTCCTCGCAAAACCGTTACTCCATCCGCCGCTAAAAAGCGAAATCTCTGCTCGATAGCATCCAACCAAGCTTCACGGTCTTGGCTTTGGATATCGATCGGGTCAGGTGTCTGAACGTAATCTAAGGGATTAAATTTGCGGCGAAATAGAATATCTGTCAGTTGCTCTAACTCTTCTTCTGTGGCTAATTTCAGCGCGGCTCTCAGCTCGTCCAACTTCAATTCCTCCCAGACCCCAGATTCGGTGCTGTCCCTTATTCTACTTCTATATACTTGAAGACTGAGGGTTATCCGTAGTGTTTGATGTCGCCGTAATTGGTGCGGGTATCGCGGGACTGACCGTTGCTCAACAGTTGCACCAAGCTGGATATAAAGTGGTCGTCGTTGACAAATCTCGTGGCGTTGGGGGAAGGGTGGCAACACGCCGATTACAGGGGACTTGTGCCGATCATGGCTTGCGTTATTTAGAACCCCAAGGAAAGTTAAGTGAGAAGTTGATTGATGTTTTAGGGGTGCAGCAAAGCGATTTTGCAGGAAATCGAGGAATTCTTCAAGTTTGGGAGAATCCTGTTTACGAATGGGAACCTGCAAAGCCGAATTCATCCTCACTTCTGCCCCGTTATGTGGCACCAATGGGGATGAATGCGATCGCTAAATTCCTCGCTACAGGTTTAGAAATGCAGATGAATCAACGGGTTCAGGAAATTACCGCAACTGATGAGAAAACTTGGCATTTCACTTTTGAGCAGAAAGCCGACCCATTAATTGCTAAAGCTGTCGTCGTGGCAATTCCAGCGCCTCAAGCTTTGATGCTACTGGAACCCTTAGCCAAAACCATACCAACTGAATTTCTAGATAGTTTACGAGCTGTGGAGTTTGATCCCTGTCTCAGTGTCATGGCGGGTTATCCAGCTTCTCGACAGCAAGATTTAAGTAATGCAGAGACGGGAAATTTCCCGTTACACCTAGATGTTACACACGACTCTGACTTGTCGTGGATTGGTTTGGACAGCAGCAAACGTCCCAATCCCCAGATGCCAGTCTTTGTTTTGCACAGCACCGCTGAATTTGCAAACCGTTACCTGGACGCCGAAGATTTAAACCCAGTTGCACGCCAGATGTTATCCCATGCTGCACAGTTACTTGTTCCGTGGCTAGATTCTCCCGAATGGTTTCAAATCCATTGCTGGCGCTATGCTTTCCCCAGCCGTCCATTGGATCTAGATTGCCTAGACGCTGGGACACCATTGCCCCTAGTTTGTTGTGGCGATTGGTGTGGGGGAAACTTGGTAGAAGGGGCGATGAATTCTGGATTAGCCGCCGCCGTCAAGATTAATCAGCAGATGGAAATGCGAAGCTTGCCGGGAGAAAGTTTTTTAGAAGCCCTCCAGCAAATATCTAGTAGGAGCGATCGCTAAGGAGTTAATTTAAACCGATGGAAGATTTGATCCAAGTGGTTGATTACGATACCAATTGGCCTATCCAATTTGAGCAGGAAAAACTCCAGATTCTCCACGCTCTCGGTGATGATGTTTTGGACATTCACCATATTGGCAGTACCTCAGTGCCAGGATTAGCAGCTAAACCAATTATTGATATTCTCGTAGGCTTGGAGGAGTTACCACCCAGCGTCACTCAGATTGCATCTCTCGAAACACTCGGGTATCTCTACCAAGGTGAGTTGGGTATTCCAGGACGACACTTCTTTCGCAAAGGGATGCCCCGCACTCACCATCTCCATCTGGTGAAACAAGGAAATCAGGTTTGGGAAAACCAGCTGATCTTCCGCGATTTTCTCAGGGCGCACCCAGAGAAGGCGAAGCAATATGATGCTTTGAAGCGCAAGTTAGCGGTACAATTCCGGCTAGATCGAGAGGGCTACGTCCAGGCAAAAGCTCCTTTGATTGAGCAGCTACTCTCAAAAGCTAGGGCATGGCGGCAAATTATCTAAGATAAGCAGCGATCGCTACCGGACGAAAGTTTTCTAGAAGCGCTTTCTTAACATTCGCCAAATTTCGTCTTTAAAGCCAAATACATCCCAGTGGTGGCAGAAGAGCCTCACTGCCCGAAGTTGCGATCGCTGCTTGTCTGCCATTAGCTGCTACTGATTTTCAAAGCACGAGCGTTCATCGAACACCAGTATTTACAAACTGTTTCATAACACTTGGGGTGTGGGGAATACCATCAACCCTATGCCATGCATGAAGAATTCTGATTCTTGGCAG from Coleofasciculus sp. FACHB-1120 includes the following:
- a CDS encoding isoprenyl transferase → MTSKSTVLQNLPADLDRDRLPKHVAVIMDGNGRWAKSQGLPRIMGHRRGVYALKDLLRCCKDWGIPALTAYAFSTENWKRPLEEVDFLMTLFERVLRQELREMVQENVRINFMGNLADLPRSLQAEIERSMAETQDNASIQFTVATNYGGRQEILQACRAIATQVQEGVLQPDEIDEALFSRHLYTAKVGDPDLLIRTSGEMRLSNFLLWQLAYAELYITETLWPDFDRAEFHRALCAYQQRDRRFGKV
- a CDS encoding DUF3143 domain-containing protein, which codes for MTLPTADTPLYNHPLPDIEQWLKKMGCQQDRTQLHCWHIARPFWKAELSLDVEELTVRYLEAGEGGRDILRSFKYSLTRQDVEDAVFAGP
- a CDS encoding J domain-containing protein; translated protein: MPYQTTLATSHYALLGLHPSASPIEIRRAYRELSKSYHPDTTELPANVATAKFQQLNEAYSTLSNPQRRVAYDLKIGYSRISVIQAPPNLKPPVSPIKKTYSSSAYLDPTDRPLSSGEVFVLFIMGLTLVGCLLLAITIGLTRGETAFQVSGLHTLQPVEQQVTPPLPVHPQPLSKPVASGSRLAPLIPQNKRVDSIYLPDDR
- a CDS encoding HNH endonuclease; the encoded protein is MLTRIFLCNKKEWNKENCYKDIEDEINQAQEKISSGEVHRSHWSVGKIDKIQVGEKAYFKRVGSKPHGFFARGHIINAEEQYQLKLKLDNKYYQEVSEAYTDIYSNVSKDLRVCYEWDSVVGYNNPLDVDILKKEDKFSKAFFDYRNSGCKFKEEYIEALDYFWETHVEKYGVKVKFVDNKVIQEVAAAQERAENDGSFNPESIKDARERAFVSIVRRRGQSEFRISLLKAYNYRCAITGCNAEQALEAAHIKPYNDTQTNDPSNGLLLRADIHTLFDLKLIAIDPETMRVYLEPSLRNTYYAELHEKLLQLPKNINKNALQWRCEQCGWYR
- a CDS encoding O-antigen ligase family protein translates to MKKSPFLIFNFPFLSRHPDPSLQASWHYAQLGFLFFPLIPILGAVGIFIGLVGTWRKKYPTIIRRPLNRGFAIFCAWVIISASFAPFPLEALLGLFNFLPFFIFFAAYSELIQTPAQLRRLAWILVVPSVPVVILGFGQIFLGWASPALLEGIVGWALQPKGNPIGRMASVFMYANILAAYLQIVFILALGLWIEESKKRSPQPLRLRAATLEKREEEKGRRKYIFSFPITWRMGFLSVAVIGNAAALILTNSRNAWAIVVLSCLAFAFYQGWRWLIAAVGAIATSILWAAFGPSPVREWLRTIVPYYFWARLTDQMYPDRPVALLRTTQWQFAWSMTQQRPWTGWGLRNFTPLYEAQMKVWLGHPHSLLLMLTAETGIPATIFFCCLVGWVMVQAVLLLAKKRLILSLRNKLILFSYLVAFGACTLFNIVDVSIFDLRVNTLGWLLLAAIWGVVYQKRALPLTLN
- a CDS encoding YaaW family protein translates to MDELRAALKLATEEELEQLTDILFRRKFNPLDYVQTPDPIDIQSQDREAWLDAIEQRFRFLAADGVTVLRGRTGEVTYRQILIQVCRYLKLPYSAKLSTTDLEAEVFLNLMGRAWKQMPRHEQKALTARVQRSLAKSQLSEPLPVQLQHDPMALLVKGGSALAVSSIVQPLLLQQLARQFAIHFASYQVAKETVIQGSAAAAAQFQNYVVLQTAKRGMAMSAARYGAIRSVFALVGPAMWAWFFADLGWRAIATNYGRIIPIIVALAQIRLTRAECWEPA
- a CDS encoding FAD-dependent oxidoreductase, with translation MFDVAVIGAGIAGLTVAQQLHQAGYKVVVVDKSRGVGGRVATRRLQGTCADHGLRYLEPQGKLSEKLIDVLGVQQSDFAGNRGILQVWENPVYEWEPAKPNSSSLLPRYVAPMGMNAIAKFLATGLEMQMNQRVQEITATDEKTWHFTFEQKADPLIAKAVVVAIPAPQALMLLEPLAKTIPTEFLDSLRAVEFDPCLSVMAGYPASRQQDLSNAETGNFPLHLDVTHDSDLSWIGLDSSKRPNPQMPVFVLHSTAEFANRYLDAEDLNPVARQMLSHAAQLLVPWLDSPEWFQIHCWRYAFPSRPLDLDCLDAGTPLPLVCCGDWCGGNLVEGAMNSGLAAAVKINQQMEMRSLPGESFLEALQQISSRSDR
- a CDS encoding GrpB family protein, coding for MEDLIQVVDYDTNWPIQFEQEKLQILHALGDDVLDIHHIGSTSVPGLAAKPIIDILVGLEELPPSVTQIASLETLGYLYQGELGIPGRHFFRKGMPRTHHLHLVKQGNQVWENQLIFRDFLRAHPEKAKQYDALKRKLAVQFRLDREGYVQAKAPLIEQLLSKARAWRQII